CGGTTTGGAAGAGTAAACCACACACTTTCTTAGTCTCTAAGCTGATAACTCCTCACATGTTATGTGCTAGAATATCTTTGGTACAAATACTAATACttgttttgttaaattttcAGTACGGAGGTCTTCGGAATGTTGAAGACATAAATAAGCAGCCATTCTATGTGTTTCTTCATCATACAGTCCTTGTACATCCATTTCTCCTGGGATGTATACTATATTACATCGGTGGATTTCCGTTCGTGGTTTGGCCAATGGTGAGAGAGCTAGAtttctattttccttttttttttcgtctTTGAGCATATATGTATATAGCTAGAGCTAGCCCTCATAAGTTTGAATAATAAGTTCCTTATGATTTCAGGGCGTGAGGATGGTGGTCAATTACCATAGCACTTTCTTGTTGgaagtttgagtagaaatttccttgtcccacattggccattcccaaaagagtttatcactttataaggctttgtcctttaaagaaagtaattggagtaataggcctggagactaaaattgggctcacccttggggttgggctttggggtgtattaattatttggtaattaatatataattaatatatctaataattaaattaattaattattttcggaattaattaattatttttaatttcgaatttaaattaattaattatttattttttccaacagactcatcttttcagatgaagtctgaagtgtgAAAACGCAGAAACAAAAACACCCATTTCagcagatgtctcccaacagttgCATCCCTTCTTTatacctgttgcgaacaggtacaatcacattatatatacatccatctgcatggcatttacaatatagaaaaatcataaatctcCTCCTGCAATCTTAAACATccttactgagagaaccacattaatattcgccagaagtctattttccggtgctggaatttctgacttagatcgttgaatcctggtggaACAGACGTCCGTtgaactacaagcacagagtagggacgaaatttctgtttcaaggacattgcggtacgcaagcctcgatcttcaagttgtttgttttataattcatattctagtttatattctgttagtttctattgcatttattatttattagcatatataaattatcacagattgttgacttaaATTCAACAATTCTTTGTAAATTCGGCTGGACACACTTGGGGATATCAGGCATGGAACACCGGCGATCTCTCAAAAAACCTTTGGTATATATTATACGGATATTCATAGTTGAGagataaatatttattttgaaatttatgttaacatacatacatacatacatatatattgtataCATGTACGTACAAGTATTTATTTATGGATAATCTTGAACTTCTATAGGTGGGTGGGGCTGGTTGCACTTGGTGAAGGATGGCACAATAACCACCATGCTTTTGAATACTCAGCTCGACATGGCCTCGAATGGTGGCAGATTGACGTGACTTGGTACATCATAAAATTTCTTGAGGCTCTAGGGTTGGCAACAGATGTGAAATTACCGTCGGCGGCTCATAAGCGACGTTTGAAGGCTAAATCCATGGCCGCTCAAGATTAGGCGGCTTGGCATGCCATGCCATGATATATCATGGAGACCTTTGCTTGCGGGCTAGCTTAAACTTGTATTTGCTTATTTAGTTTACGATAAGATGTTATTCTTCATGCATGGTCATGGTATGGACCTAGCTTCTTGTTGAAAATGGTTTGTATTCTTGTACTAAATTAATGCTCTACTTCAGAAGATCCTCGGATCTGTACTAAAGTGGTTTGAATTATAAGCAAGTTCGAAATAAGAGGAATTATAGTTCATGTCCATGTTAGTTGTGTGTGGTTATGACGTAATAACTTTCAGTCACTTTCTATCATAACTCCGTTCATTTTCTTGAAAGGAATGTTTTGTCTTTCTCATATCGCTTACGTCGTTGCCTCAACATTTTTGTACGACGGTAGTTGAGGCACTAAACATGCAAAAGTTAAAGACGAATGGTATAAATTTTATCACTTCTACTATCTTGTTTGAgaaagggtaatgttagggagactaaatttgtagataaaacggtatagaagttgatgattggattattacccCTAGTAATGCAaggaagattaaatttgcaaattaaatgatgtgtcactaataggaataagcacgtttatcaacgcttaagtaataagtCTATCAttaactttcatgtcatttagtttacaaaatttttgtctacaaattttgtCTTACTAGCATTACCCTTACTTAATTGTTGATTGACGTACTTATTTTTtgttggtgacacatcatttagtttgcgaATTTAGTCTACCTAACATTACCCTTTGAGAAATGCTAATTAAGTTGCCCCCAAAGTGATTCTAAAAGGACTCTCCACCCACGTGGAGTTGCACTTCCCAACTAACTTAATCTGGGTTTCaggttctaaaagatgctagACGCTAGTCAGAAGGCGGGCtgggcctagtgcctaggcggctaggtggGGCCTAGGCAGACTAAGCGGATTTAAGTAATTTACTATGTATCGTATAAACAAGTGcctatttatattaaaaaaatacataattgtattgagatcataaattgcaaaataaaatgaacatatagattataaagtaaTAGAACATACTAAAAGCAGGGGAGcaagcatataatgagtgtcatccaagtattcaatgagtctcttacattttattaaagaaataaaatgcaaaatgaaaagtTATTGACTTTCTGTGTAGGCACTAGGCAGGGCCTGAGCAACGTTAGGTgggaatttttagaacagtgctaCCAAATACAACTaatcataaataaaattgaattaaatttttttttaacaaacgacatTATCTACACTAACAGGTAAGGGGtagacttagcctcacaatagactagcaataatgtggttcaaattcgcctttggcgagaatcgaacctaagacctctcgcTCACAAggaaagaggaataccactagatcgtaAAACTAAATAGCAAAAACTAATATtattctctctccctttcctccTTCCTCACCCTTTCTTCTTCCCGATGAAAGACCTGAAAAATTATAGTATGAAAATTTTGACATTATTCTTACCAAGAAAAGTAAATTTAGTCACATCATCCTCACATGATTACAATAACAAATTGGGCGAGAAAAGAAACTGATTCAACTCGTGAAAATTGCGCGAGAATTTTTTCAGTTTAAGAGTTTAGATCTTGGGTTGTATTTCTTGTTCAAATATTTAAGTTGTGGGGTTTTTCgctaattttttaatgtgattgTGCAACTTTCAAGCTATTATTACTAATTCATGGTgtgaagcaaaaaataatcccaaaaaaacATAGAGATgacacatgaattttttttacaagaagGATGatattaccctcgaggcacactgGAATTTTCATGCacatgcaacggacaataacgACTCAATCaagaagagtcaaaggtgatcttTATGGAATTCATTCAAACTTCCCTCGTCACCCCCTCATTGATTTTATTCAATAAGGTAACCTCTaaaacttcctatttaatttggGAATAATTACCAcgataattgcaagatattatttcacataatatcttgcaataaTTCATCCAATTCCACCATAGCCACTCTCCATCCAAAGGGATGGCCACCCTCCTATAAATATGCCACTTATCCGACTAAAATGCTAACCCATTTGCTACTTACAAACTTCTGAAAATACATTCTTTTCATAAtactaactttggcatcgaagatTCTTCAGCCAAAAGCCCCTtaacattcatcatgggcgcttTTGGCATTAATCAAagttgttattattttgcaggtgcatttccGTCAAAGCAAGAGACAACGGAAATCTACATCCAAAAATTAGTGCTTTCGTTGAGAGTTTGATTCACATGCTCGAAGAAGACTTTCGTattcaaagtttctcatttctcgTTCATACGtaaatttttcatacgttcttattcctagaattttttaattctttgaagCTCTATGGCATGGAGGCTTTGAAACAATAGTAAATGTAGCCCACGAGGCAGCAGCCCAGTAAGCAACTGTAGATTAGCAGGCCCACGTGGTAGCAATAGCAGCTGCACGAGGTAGCAGCCTAATAAGCAGCTGCAGAGCAACAGGCCCATGAGGGAGCAGCCCAGCAAGCTGCTACAATGCAGCCAATCCAGCACTTGCGAGCCCAAGGCCAGCGTGAGCCCAGAGCACCTCCAAGCCAAGCAGGCCAGACCAACCTGGTCTAAGCCGCGGTGACAACTCCCTTAGCCCAGGTACAATGCGATTCTAGTGTCGCACCATGCCCACGTGCCCCGCATATGACTCGACCCATTTCCACGACCCAGCCATATCCCATGGCCCACCAGGCAATCCGACTGGTGTAAGATCAGGTCAACCATCCCGACTTTAGATTTCTGGACCGACGATTGAACTAGGGGTATTTTCGCCCCAATTTTCTGCAGATTTGCCCTATCCCGGCTTAAATTTTGCACACGTGGTCCACTACACTTCTATCATTCATGGAGAAACCTACCATCCAAGCTCTTCCATTCAGCATGACAAACAACACTTGTCCTAACAAGTCATAGGAATAACGAGCGCCCTCACGCAACAAACGACCTTGGTCAATCAGCTTTTACAGCGCACTAAGATGCAACGTGCCCtagacgaggtgtcccgaagcaGGATAGAAGCAGATGACGATCATCTCCAGTAGTGTCCCAGCAAATAGCCCATCGAACAGCCATAAACTTAGTGTTTTGGCAATGTACAATCCCGCCTAAGTCCTCAAGATAGTGTATACTTTCATCT
Above is a window of Malus sylvestris chromosome 15, drMalSylv7.2, whole genome shotgun sequence DNA encoding:
- the LOC126601990 gene encoding palmitoyl-monogalactosyldiacylglycerol delta-7 desaturase, chloroplastic-like isoform X1, whose protein sequence is MGLLRIWVTLLKTPCANFWGREWNLLDIATAGIFLSVHVLCLFAPFYFTWTAFWLAIVLFFVTGFGVTLSYHRNLAHRSFRLPKLLEYLFAYCGVLSVQGSPTEWVSTHRYHHQFTDTEKDAHSPLKGFWFSHMGWILDSRSRFGRYGGLRNVEDINKQPFYVFLHHTVLVHPFLLGCILYYIGGFPFVVWPMGVRMVVNYHSTFFVNSAGHTWGYQAWNTGDLSKNLWWVGLVALGEGWHNNHHAFEYSARHGLEWWQIDVTWYIIKFLEALGLATDVKLPSAAHKRRLKAKSMAAQD
- the LOC126601990 gene encoding palmitoyl-monogalactosyldiacylglycerol delta-7 desaturase, chloroplastic-like isoform X2; the encoded protein is MGLLRIWVTLLKTPCANFWGREWNLLDIATAGIFLSVHVLCLFAPFYFTWTAFWLAIVLFFVTGFGVTLSYHRNLAHRSFRLPKLLEYLFAYCGVLSVQGSPTEWVSTHRYHHQFTDTEKDAHSPLKGFWFSHMGWILDSRSRFGRYGGLRNVEDINKQPFYVFLHHTVLVHPFLLGCILYYIGGFPFVVWPMTSVELQAQSRDEISVSRTLRWVGLVALGEGWHNNHHAFEYSARHGLEWWQIDVTWYIIKFLEALGLATDVKLPSAAHKRRLKAKSMAAQD